CCGGTTTTCTGGTTGCTGAACACAAAAGGTTTACCGTTGCGCATGCGTTGGGTGTCGCTGTTCATCAGCTCCAGCGAAGCGCCGACCAGCGGCGCGAGGTCGATCTTGTTGATCACCAGCAGGTCGGATTTGCAGATGCCGGGACCGCCTTTGCGCGGTAGCTTGTCGCCAGCCGAGACATCGATCACATAGATCGTCAGGTCCGACAGCTCCGGGCTGAACGTGGCCGACAGGTTGTCCCCACCGGACTCCACCAGGATCAGGTCCAGGCCGGGAAAGCGACGGTTGAGTTGGTCCACCGCTTCCAGGTTGATCGAGGCGTCCTCACGGATGGCCGTGTGCGGGCAGCCGCCGGTTTCCACGCCGATGATGCGCTCCGGCGCCAGGGCCTGGTTGCGCACCAGGAAGTCAGCGTCTTCGCGGGTGTAGATGTCGTTGGTGACCACCGCCAGGTTGTAGCGATCACGCAGCGCCAGGCACAGGGCCAGGGTCAGGGCGGTCTTGCCGGAGCCCACCGGGCCACCGATGCCGACGCGCAGGGGTTGTGTGTTCATGGGTTTTTTCTCCTAGGAACGGAACAGGCGGCTGTACTGGCGCTCGTGGGCCATGCACGCCAGGGACAGGCCGAAGGCGGCGCTGCCGAAACGGTGGGGGTCGATGCGGCTGGCGTCCTGCTGGGCTTGTTGCAGCAGGGGCAACAAATCGCTGGTCAGGCGCTGGGCGGCTTGCTGGCCCAAGGGCAGGGTTTTCATCAGCACGGCCAATTGGTTTTCCAGCCAGCTCCATAGCCAGGCGGCGAGGGCGTCGTCGGCGCTGATGGTCCAGGCGCGTGCAGCCAGGGCCCAGCCCAACGCCAGATGAGGCTCGCTGCGTTGCTCAAGAAAGGTGCGGGCTTGGTTGTCCAGTTCCGGCAGACCGTTGAGCAGTTGTTGCAGTGAGTAGCCCATTTGACGGCTCTCTTGATACAGCTCGCGAGTCTCTCGGCTGGCTTGGTGCTCTTCGCACAATTGCGCGAGTGTCGGCCAATCCTGCTCGGCTGCGGCGCGGCAATGGGCGAGTAGCAGCGGCGCTTCGAAGCGTGCGAGGTTGAGCAGCAACTGGTCACTGATCCACCGCCGCGCGCTGGCGGCATCGTTGACGCGGCCATTCTCCACGGCCATCTCCAGCCCTTGGGAATAGCTGTAGCCGCCAATCGGCAATTGCGGACTGGCCAGACGCAGCAGCG
The genomic region above belongs to Pseudomonas sp. S35 and contains:
- the ureG gene encoding urease accessory protein UreG — its product is MNTQPLRVGIGGPVGSGKTALTLALCLALRDRYNLAVVTNDIYTREDADFLVRNQALAPERIIGVETGGCPHTAIREDASINLEAVDQLNRRFPGLDLILVESGGDNLSATFSPELSDLTIYVIDVSAGDKLPRKGGPGICKSDLLVINKIDLAPLVGASLELMNSDTQRMRNGKPFVFSNQKTGVGLDEIVAFIERQGLLTTAA
- a CDS encoding urease accessory protein UreF, translating into MNPAWALLRLASPQLPIGGYSYSQGLEMAVENGRVNDAASARRWISDQLLLNLARFEAPLLLAHCRAAAEQDWPTLAQLCEEHQASRETRELYQESRQMGYSLQQLLNGLPELDNQARTFLEQRSEPHLALGWALAARAWTISADDALAAWLWSWLENQLAVLMKTLPLGQQAAQRLTSDLLPLLQQAQQDASRIDPHRFGSAAFGLSLACMAHERQYSRLFRS